The Primulina huaijiensis isolate GDHJ02 chromosome 12, ASM1229523v2, whole genome shotgun sequence genome has a window encoding:
- the LOC140989351 gene encoding uncharacterized protein isoform X1, whose protein sequence is MDILSLPASAYYSNTPPRYSAVKQHLGAATTSFFILASELSRDSSVKTSAVLRRPTTHNPTQTSSTENPLKKLITSRNTPTTPPPNRLSNKLRLSSKLSPPPPDIPVLSLEETLPVEFEDGVLEHSEENEKEIGFREKCKIFVGNLPMWIKKVEVAEFFRQFGPIKNVVLIKGYDDVERNMGFGFVLYDGHQAEKAAMKAVEFDGVEFHGRVLTVKLDNGRRTKEKLAERVRWVEGRDEDRNEFRSKWHEERNGSRREFQRVLETQPENWQAVVGAFERIKKVNPARKEFGLMVNFYAKRGDMHHARETFEKMRARGIEPTLHVYTNLIHAYAVGRDMEEALSCVRKMKDEGIEMSLVTYSILVRGFGEIGNFEAAELWFKEAKEKLAGLNAIIYGNIIYACCQACNMNHAEALVREMEEEGIDAPIDIYHTMMDGYTMIKDENKCLTVFDRLKECGLTPSVISYGCLINLYTKVGKISKALEISDMMKVAGIKHNMKTYSMLINGFMKLKDWANVFSIFEDVIRDGLKPDVILYNNIITAFCGMGNVERAIRTVEEMKRGRHQPSTRTFMPIILTFARAGETRKALEVFDLMRRSGCIPIVHTYNALILGLVKKRQMEKAVAILEEMLLASLSPNEHTYTTIMNGYASLGDTGNTFKYFSKLKNEGLELDVYTYEALLKACCKAGRMQSALAVTKEMRIRNIPRNTYIYNILIDGWARRGDVWEAADLMQQMRQEGVQPDIHTFTSFINACCKAGDMLRAMKTLEEMEALGVKANIKTYTALIHGWSRASLPEKALKCFKEMKGAGLTPDKAVYHCLMTSLLSRATVAEDYIYKGILGICEEMVNSGLTVDMGTAVHWSKCLRKMEWGGAGITEALQKTFPPDWNSHKTLDAISGTDEDYGSTLDNSDSDGEDVRFQF, encoded by the exons ATGGATATTTTGTCTCTCCCCGCCAGCGCATATTATTCTAACACTCCTCCTCGTTACTCCGCCGTGAAACAACATCTCGGCGCCGCCACCACATCCTTCTTTATTCTTGCTTCAGAATTGTCACGAGACAGCTCCGTCAAAACCTCCGCCGTTCTCCGCCGCCCCACAACTCATAATCCCACACAGACTTCTTCAACAGAAAACCCCCTAAAGAAACTTATTACTTCCCGTAACACTCCCACTACGCCACCCCCGAATCGATTAAGTAATAAGCTTCGGTTGTCCAGCAAGCTCTCCCCACCACCCCCGGACATACCTGTACTTTCATTGGAAGAGACACTTCCAGTGGAATTTGAAGATGGTGTTCTTGAAcattcagaagaaaatgaaaaggaaATTGGGTTCAGGGAAAAGTGTAAAATCTTTGTGGGCAATCTACCTATGTGGATAAAGAAAGTTGAGGTGGCTGAGTTTTTCAGGCAGTTTGGGCCAATCAAGAATGTGGTTCTTATAAAGGGTTATGATGATGTGGAGAGGAACATGGGATTCGGGTTCGTCCTGTACGATGGGCATCAGGCCGAAAAGGCTGCAATGAAGGCTGTGGAGTTTGACGGGGTGGAATTTCATGGCCGAGTGTTAACTGTGAAGTTGGACAATGGAAGAAGAACGAAGGAAAAACTGGCGGAGAGGGTTAGATGGGTGGAGGGCAGGGATGAAGATAGAAATGAGTTTAGGTCTAAGTGGCATGAAGAGAGGAATGGATCACGAAGAGAGTTCCAGAGGGTTTTGGAGACTCAACCAGAGAATTGGCAGGCTGTTGTGGGAGCTTTTGAGAGGATTAAGAAGGTTAAT CCTGCCAGGAAAGAGTTCGGGTTAATGGTgaatttttatgctaagcgAGGTGATATGCATCATGCACGTGAAACATTTGAGAAGATGCGGGCACGGGGAATAGAGCCTACTTTACATGTATATACAAA TCTCATTCACGCTTATGCAGTTGGAAGGGACATGGAAGAAGCATTGTCATGTGTGAGGAAGATGAAGGATGAGGGGATTGAGATGAGTCTGGTGACCTACAGTATTCTTGTTAGAGGATTTGGCGAAATTGGAAACTTTGA AGCCGCAGAACTTTGGTTTAAGGAGGCGAAAGAGAAGCTTGCAGGCTTAAATGCTATCATATACGGAAACATAATCTATGCTTGTTG TCAAGCATGTAACATGAACCATGCAGAAGCACTGGTAAGAGAAATGGAGGAAGAGGGTATAGATGCTCCAATAGACATTTATCATACCATGATGGATGGTTATACGATGATAAAAGATGAGAACAAATGTTTAACGGTATTTGACAGACTTAAG GAATGTGGCTTAACACCTTCTGTTATAAGTTATGGATGTCTCATCAATCTTTATACTAAG GTAGGAAAAATTTCTAAAGCTCTGGAAATCAGTGACATGATGAAAGTGGCAGGCATAAAGCATAACATGAAGACTTATTCCATGTTGATCAATGGATTTATGAAACTGAAAGATTGGGCTAATGTTTTCTCAATTTTTGAAGATGTGATCAGAGATGGATTAAAACCAGATGTCATTCTTTACAATAACATCATTACAGCATTTTGTGGCATGGGTAATGTAGAACGTGCAATTCGCACTGTTGAAGAAATGAAAAGGGGGAGACATCAACCCTCTACAAGGACATTTATGCCCATAATTCTAACTTTTGCAAGAGCAGGAGAAACGAGAAAAGCTTTAGAGGTTTTTGATTTGATGAGGAGGAGCGGCTGTATTCCCATCGTGCACACATATAATGCTCTTATTCTTGGCCTTGTCAAGAAACGTCAG ATGGAGAAGGCTGTGGCTATTTTAGAAGAAATGTTGCTTGCAAGCCTTAGTCCCAATGAGCACACATACACAACCATTATGAATGGTTACGCGTCATTGGGAGATACTGGAAACACTTTCAAATACTTCTCTAAACTAAAAAATGAAGGGCTTGAGCTTGATGTATACACTTACGAGGCTTTACTCAAGGCATGCTGTAAAGCAGGCAGGATGCAAAGTGCTTTAGCAGTGACGAAAGAGATGAGAATTCGAAATATCCCAAGGAACACATATATTTACAACATATTAATTGATGG ATGGGCTCGCCGAGGTGATGTTTGGGAGGCTGCAGATCTGATGCAGCAAATGAGGCAAGAAGGGGTACAGCCAGATATCCATACTTTTACATCTTTTATAAATGCTTGTTGCAAGGCAGGAGATATGCTG AGAGCAATGAAAACGTTAGAAGAGATGGAAGCACTTGGAGTGAAGGCCAACATCAAAACCTATACAGCACTAATACACGGCTGGTCGAGGGCATCTCTCCCCGAgaaggctttaaaatgcttcaAAGAGATGAAAGGTGCCGGATTAACACCAGACAAAGCTGTATATCATTGTTTAATGACATCTTTATTATCTAGAGCAACTGTCGCTGAAGATTACATTTATAAAGGAATTCTTGGCATATGTGAAGAAATGGTAAATTCTGGATTAACTGTCGATATGGGAACTGCAGTTCACTGGTCGAAATGTTTACGCAAAATGGAATGGGGGGGTGCTGGAATTACTGAGGCCCTTCAAAAGACATTCCCTCCCGACTGGAATTCACACAAAACTCTCGATGCTATTTCTGGTACTGATGAAGATTATGGTAGTACATTAGATAACAGCGATTCAGATGGTGAGGATGTAAGGTTTCAGTTTTAA
- the LOC140989351 gene encoding uncharacterized protein isoform X3, which translates to MDILSLPASAYYSNTPPRYSAVKQHLGAATTSFFILASELSRDSSVKTSAVLRRPTTHNPTQTSSTENPLKKLITSRNTPTTPPPNRLSNKLRLSSKLSPPPPDIPVLSLEETLPVEFEDGVLEHSEENEKEIGFREKCKIFVGNLPMWIKKVEVAEFFRQFGPIKNVVLIKGYDDVERNMGFGFVLYDGHQAEKAAMKAVEFDGVEFHGRVLTVKLDNGRRTKEKLAERVRWVEGRDEDRNEFRSKWHEERNGSRREFQRVLETQPENWQAVVGAFERIKKVNPARKEFGLMVNFYAKRGDMHHARETFEKMRARGIEPTLHVYTNLIHAYAVGRDMEEALSCVRKMKDEGIEMSLVTYSILVRGFGEIGNFEAAELWFKEAKEKLAGLNAIIYGNIIYACCQACNMNHAEALVREMEEEGIDAPIDIYHTMMDGYTMIKDENKCLTVFDRLKECGLTPSVISYGCLINLYTKVGKISKALEISDMMKVAGIKHNMKTYSMLINGFMKLKDWANVFSIFEDVIRDGLKPDVILYNNIITAFCGMGNVERAIRTVEEMKRGRHQPSTRTFMPIILTFARAGETRKALEVFDLMRRSGCIPIVHTYNALILGLVKKRQMEKAVAILEEMLLASLSPNEHTYTTIMNGYASLGDTGNTFKYFSKLKNEGLELDVYTYEALLKACCKAGRMQSALAVTKEMRIRNIPRNTYIYNILIDGWARRGDVWEAADLMQQMRQEGVQPDIHTFTSFINACCKAGDMLCYIWEFHTLVAALMMYQIRTCNVEATFLML; encoded by the exons ATGGATATTTTGTCTCTCCCCGCCAGCGCATATTATTCTAACACTCCTCCTCGTTACTCCGCCGTGAAACAACATCTCGGCGCCGCCACCACATCCTTCTTTATTCTTGCTTCAGAATTGTCACGAGACAGCTCCGTCAAAACCTCCGCCGTTCTCCGCCGCCCCACAACTCATAATCCCACACAGACTTCTTCAACAGAAAACCCCCTAAAGAAACTTATTACTTCCCGTAACACTCCCACTACGCCACCCCCGAATCGATTAAGTAATAAGCTTCGGTTGTCCAGCAAGCTCTCCCCACCACCCCCGGACATACCTGTACTTTCATTGGAAGAGACACTTCCAGTGGAATTTGAAGATGGTGTTCTTGAAcattcagaagaaaatgaaaaggaaATTGGGTTCAGGGAAAAGTGTAAAATCTTTGTGGGCAATCTACCTATGTGGATAAAGAAAGTTGAGGTGGCTGAGTTTTTCAGGCAGTTTGGGCCAATCAAGAATGTGGTTCTTATAAAGGGTTATGATGATGTGGAGAGGAACATGGGATTCGGGTTCGTCCTGTACGATGGGCATCAGGCCGAAAAGGCTGCAATGAAGGCTGTGGAGTTTGACGGGGTGGAATTTCATGGCCGAGTGTTAACTGTGAAGTTGGACAATGGAAGAAGAACGAAGGAAAAACTGGCGGAGAGGGTTAGATGGGTGGAGGGCAGGGATGAAGATAGAAATGAGTTTAGGTCTAAGTGGCATGAAGAGAGGAATGGATCACGAAGAGAGTTCCAGAGGGTTTTGGAGACTCAACCAGAGAATTGGCAGGCTGTTGTGGGAGCTTTTGAGAGGATTAAGAAGGTTAAT CCTGCCAGGAAAGAGTTCGGGTTAATGGTgaatttttatgctaagcgAGGTGATATGCATCATGCACGTGAAACATTTGAGAAGATGCGGGCACGGGGAATAGAGCCTACTTTACATGTATATACAAA TCTCATTCACGCTTATGCAGTTGGAAGGGACATGGAAGAAGCATTGTCATGTGTGAGGAAGATGAAGGATGAGGGGATTGAGATGAGTCTGGTGACCTACAGTATTCTTGTTAGAGGATTTGGCGAAATTGGAAACTTTGA AGCCGCAGAACTTTGGTTTAAGGAGGCGAAAGAGAAGCTTGCAGGCTTAAATGCTATCATATACGGAAACATAATCTATGCTTGTTG TCAAGCATGTAACATGAACCATGCAGAAGCACTGGTAAGAGAAATGGAGGAAGAGGGTATAGATGCTCCAATAGACATTTATCATACCATGATGGATGGTTATACGATGATAAAAGATGAGAACAAATGTTTAACGGTATTTGACAGACTTAAG GAATGTGGCTTAACACCTTCTGTTATAAGTTATGGATGTCTCATCAATCTTTATACTAAG GTAGGAAAAATTTCTAAAGCTCTGGAAATCAGTGACATGATGAAAGTGGCAGGCATAAAGCATAACATGAAGACTTATTCCATGTTGATCAATGGATTTATGAAACTGAAAGATTGGGCTAATGTTTTCTCAATTTTTGAAGATGTGATCAGAGATGGATTAAAACCAGATGTCATTCTTTACAATAACATCATTACAGCATTTTGTGGCATGGGTAATGTAGAACGTGCAATTCGCACTGTTGAAGAAATGAAAAGGGGGAGACATCAACCCTCTACAAGGACATTTATGCCCATAATTCTAACTTTTGCAAGAGCAGGAGAAACGAGAAAAGCTTTAGAGGTTTTTGATTTGATGAGGAGGAGCGGCTGTATTCCCATCGTGCACACATATAATGCTCTTATTCTTGGCCTTGTCAAGAAACGTCAG ATGGAGAAGGCTGTGGCTATTTTAGAAGAAATGTTGCTTGCAAGCCTTAGTCCCAATGAGCACACATACACAACCATTATGAATGGTTACGCGTCATTGGGAGATACTGGAAACACTTTCAAATACTTCTCTAAACTAAAAAATGAAGGGCTTGAGCTTGATGTATACACTTACGAGGCTTTACTCAAGGCATGCTGTAAAGCAGGCAGGATGCAAAGTGCTTTAGCAGTGACGAAAGAGATGAGAATTCGAAATATCCCAAGGAACACATATATTTACAACATATTAATTGATGG ATGGGCTCGCCGAGGTGATGTTTGGGAGGCTGCAGATCTGATGCAGCAAATGAGGCAAGAAGGGGTACAGCCAGATATCCATACTTTTACATCTTTTATAAATGCTTGTTGCAAGGCAGGAGATATGCTG TGTTACATCTGGGAATTTCACACTTTGGTAGCAGCGTTGATGATGTACCAAATAAGAACCTGCAATGTAGAGGCCACCTTTTTAATGCTTTGA
- the LOC140989351 gene encoding uncharacterized protein isoform X2, translating into MDILSLPASAYYSNTPPRYSAVKQHLGAATTSFFILASELSRDSSVKTSAVLRRPTTHNPTQTSSTENPLKKLITSRNTPTTPPPNRLSNKLRLSSKLSPPPPDIPVLSLEETLPVEFEDGVLEHSEENEKEIGFREKCKIFVGNLPMWIKKVEVAEFFRQFGPIKNVVLIKGYDDVERNMGFGFVLYDGHQAEKAAMKAVEFDGVEFHGRVLTVKLDNGRRTKEKLAERVRWVEGRDEDRNEFRSKWHEERNGSRREFQRVLETQPENWQAVVGAFERIKKPARKEFGLMVNFYAKRGDMHHARETFEKMRARGIEPTLHVYTNLIHAYAVGRDMEEALSCVRKMKDEGIEMSLVTYSILVRGFGEIGNFEAAELWFKEAKEKLAGLNAIIYGNIIYACCQACNMNHAEALVREMEEEGIDAPIDIYHTMMDGYTMIKDENKCLTVFDRLKECGLTPSVISYGCLINLYTKVGKISKALEISDMMKVAGIKHNMKTYSMLINGFMKLKDWANVFSIFEDVIRDGLKPDVILYNNIITAFCGMGNVERAIRTVEEMKRGRHQPSTRTFMPIILTFARAGETRKALEVFDLMRRSGCIPIVHTYNALILGLVKKRQMEKAVAILEEMLLASLSPNEHTYTTIMNGYASLGDTGNTFKYFSKLKNEGLELDVYTYEALLKACCKAGRMQSALAVTKEMRIRNIPRNTYIYNILIDGWARRGDVWEAADLMQQMRQEGVQPDIHTFTSFINACCKAGDMLRAMKTLEEMEALGVKANIKTYTALIHGWSRASLPEKALKCFKEMKGAGLTPDKAVYHCLMTSLLSRATVAEDYIYKGILGICEEMVNSGLTVDMGTAVHWSKCLRKMEWGGAGITEALQKTFPPDWNSHKTLDAISGTDEDYGSTLDNSDSDGEDVRFQF; encoded by the exons ATGGATATTTTGTCTCTCCCCGCCAGCGCATATTATTCTAACACTCCTCCTCGTTACTCCGCCGTGAAACAACATCTCGGCGCCGCCACCACATCCTTCTTTATTCTTGCTTCAGAATTGTCACGAGACAGCTCCGTCAAAACCTCCGCCGTTCTCCGCCGCCCCACAACTCATAATCCCACACAGACTTCTTCAACAGAAAACCCCCTAAAGAAACTTATTACTTCCCGTAACACTCCCACTACGCCACCCCCGAATCGATTAAGTAATAAGCTTCGGTTGTCCAGCAAGCTCTCCCCACCACCCCCGGACATACCTGTACTTTCATTGGAAGAGACACTTCCAGTGGAATTTGAAGATGGTGTTCTTGAAcattcagaagaaaatgaaaaggaaATTGGGTTCAGGGAAAAGTGTAAAATCTTTGTGGGCAATCTACCTATGTGGATAAAGAAAGTTGAGGTGGCTGAGTTTTTCAGGCAGTTTGGGCCAATCAAGAATGTGGTTCTTATAAAGGGTTATGATGATGTGGAGAGGAACATGGGATTCGGGTTCGTCCTGTACGATGGGCATCAGGCCGAAAAGGCTGCAATGAAGGCTGTGGAGTTTGACGGGGTGGAATTTCATGGCCGAGTGTTAACTGTGAAGTTGGACAATGGAAGAAGAACGAAGGAAAAACTGGCGGAGAGGGTTAGATGGGTGGAGGGCAGGGATGAAGATAGAAATGAGTTTAGGTCTAAGTGGCATGAAGAGAGGAATGGATCACGAAGAGAGTTCCAGAGGGTTTTGGAGACTCAACCAGAGAATTGGCAGGCTGTTGTGGGAGCTTTTGAGAGGATTAAGAAG CCTGCCAGGAAAGAGTTCGGGTTAATGGTgaatttttatgctaagcgAGGTGATATGCATCATGCACGTGAAACATTTGAGAAGATGCGGGCACGGGGAATAGAGCCTACTTTACATGTATATACAAA TCTCATTCACGCTTATGCAGTTGGAAGGGACATGGAAGAAGCATTGTCATGTGTGAGGAAGATGAAGGATGAGGGGATTGAGATGAGTCTGGTGACCTACAGTATTCTTGTTAGAGGATTTGGCGAAATTGGAAACTTTGA AGCCGCAGAACTTTGGTTTAAGGAGGCGAAAGAGAAGCTTGCAGGCTTAAATGCTATCATATACGGAAACATAATCTATGCTTGTTG TCAAGCATGTAACATGAACCATGCAGAAGCACTGGTAAGAGAAATGGAGGAAGAGGGTATAGATGCTCCAATAGACATTTATCATACCATGATGGATGGTTATACGATGATAAAAGATGAGAACAAATGTTTAACGGTATTTGACAGACTTAAG GAATGTGGCTTAACACCTTCTGTTATAAGTTATGGATGTCTCATCAATCTTTATACTAAG GTAGGAAAAATTTCTAAAGCTCTGGAAATCAGTGACATGATGAAAGTGGCAGGCATAAAGCATAACATGAAGACTTATTCCATGTTGATCAATGGATTTATGAAACTGAAAGATTGGGCTAATGTTTTCTCAATTTTTGAAGATGTGATCAGAGATGGATTAAAACCAGATGTCATTCTTTACAATAACATCATTACAGCATTTTGTGGCATGGGTAATGTAGAACGTGCAATTCGCACTGTTGAAGAAATGAAAAGGGGGAGACATCAACCCTCTACAAGGACATTTATGCCCATAATTCTAACTTTTGCAAGAGCAGGAGAAACGAGAAAAGCTTTAGAGGTTTTTGATTTGATGAGGAGGAGCGGCTGTATTCCCATCGTGCACACATATAATGCTCTTATTCTTGGCCTTGTCAAGAAACGTCAG ATGGAGAAGGCTGTGGCTATTTTAGAAGAAATGTTGCTTGCAAGCCTTAGTCCCAATGAGCACACATACACAACCATTATGAATGGTTACGCGTCATTGGGAGATACTGGAAACACTTTCAAATACTTCTCTAAACTAAAAAATGAAGGGCTTGAGCTTGATGTATACACTTACGAGGCTTTACTCAAGGCATGCTGTAAAGCAGGCAGGATGCAAAGTGCTTTAGCAGTGACGAAAGAGATGAGAATTCGAAATATCCCAAGGAACACATATATTTACAACATATTAATTGATGG ATGGGCTCGCCGAGGTGATGTTTGGGAGGCTGCAGATCTGATGCAGCAAATGAGGCAAGAAGGGGTACAGCCAGATATCCATACTTTTACATCTTTTATAAATGCTTGTTGCAAGGCAGGAGATATGCTG AGAGCAATGAAAACGTTAGAAGAGATGGAAGCACTTGGAGTGAAGGCCAACATCAAAACCTATACAGCACTAATACACGGCTGGTCGAGGGCATCTCTCCCCGAgaaggctttaaaatgcttcaAAGAGATGAAAGGTGCCGGATTAACACCAGACAAAGCTGTATATCATTGTTTAATGACATCTTTATTATCTAGAGCAACTGTCGCTGAAGATTACATTTATAAAGGAATTCTTGGCATATGTGAAGAAATGGTAAATTCTGGATTAACTGTCGATATGGGAACTGCAGTTCACTGGTCGAAATGTTTACGCAAAATGGAATGGGGGGGTGCTGGAATTACTGAGGCCCTTCAAAAGACATTCCCTCCCGACTGGAATTCACACAAAACTCTCGATGCTATTTCTGGTACTGATGAAGATTATGGTAGTACATTAGATAACAGCGATTCAGATGGTGAGGATGTAAGGTTTCAGTTTTAA